The Gavia stellata isolate bGavSte3 chromosome 1, bGavSte3.hap2, whole genome shotgun sequence DNA segment TCTCGCCCAAGCTCTGTTTTCACCCGGGTGGAGGTGGCTGTCTCACGGACGTGGCTGTCCCTCGCTGCTGCCCCTCTGAACTCTCTCTCTCCCATCAGTGCCTGATCCTGATGTTCGTTGCTCCCTCTGGACCAGTGCTGGCCCTTCCTGAAGTCCCCTGTTGAGCTCTAGCGCTGTGCTCCGGAGAGCCTGGTCTTgacctcctccttccccattttcctctttccagcGACTGACCTGTTTGTGTTTCTCAGCCTCTCCAGGCCCGATCTCCAGGCTTTTCTTCCATCCGGCTCTGAGTCTCTCCATGAAATCTCTCTCCATTCccagttctgctttttctaagCCACAATGAAGAAACCCAGTTTTCTCTGGCGTCCCCTGGAGCCTCCAGCTTTGTCTCTGGCCTCTCTCCAGGCACCCTCCCATTGCTGCCCAGCTTTGGTGCATCCCTGGGTgatgtttctcttcctttatcTCTTAGTGACCCACTTCTAACCattctgctctctctcctctcctgcacAATGACCAGCCATGACCTCTCTCGCTCTCTGACATTTCCTCAGGTCTCTCTCTGGTGGTGCGCACCGAACAGAATGATTTCATCCCTCTGTTGTCCACGGTGACGGGAGCCAGGGTCATGGTCCACGATCAGAATGAGCCAGCCTTCATGGACGATGGGGGTTTCAACGTGCGTCCGGGTATCGAGACCTCCATCAGCATGAGAAAGGTGAGGAAGCAGCGGGGGTAAGAGCTGTGGACGTGAGGTTATGGGGGAAGTTTAACTTGGTGGATAGATACGGATGGGTTGTCATGGACCCAGTGTATGTTTAAGGGAGGGGATTAATCACGTGGGgtgaagggaggggaagaagagcagCTTACTGGACTAGACGAGAAGCGTCTGGCAGCAATTTATCAGTGAACAACGAAACGGAGGAAAGCAGGGGGAGCTGGCACCCCGAGGAAGGCATAAAGAGCAGATGCTGATGGACAAGCAGTGTGTGGCATGGAAGCGCAGAAAGAGAACAGCAAAGTGCCAGTGGTTCCGTGTAATGACAGTTTGATATTCTAGGAGATGACTGTGCGTCTTGGGGGCAGTTACAGCGATTGCACAGAGGACGGCAGTGACGTGCCAGTGCAAAACCTGTACTCATCCCGCTACACCGAACAGGTAACTCATTATCACCGGTCCTGTGCCAGCCTGTTTCCCTACCTCcctgaaacacttcagtcccCTAACAGCCGCGCTTGTCCGTGGGCTCTGTTGATAGTATGATGTGATACAGGCTGCAGCAGGTTTGGTGCCcttcttcagccttttccacCTCATATGCCTCCCAGGTCTGCATTCGCTCCTGCTTCCAGCTCAACATGGTAGAGCGCTGCGGCTGTGCGTATTACTTCTATCCCTTACCCGCTGGAGCAGAGTACTGTGACTACACAAAGCACGTAGCCTGGGGTAAGTGGACAGGAGGAATAGTAAAACTCATGCCCACCTGAACCTGTTTGGTCCACCTCATGTCCCACTACACCTCGTTGTCTTCAGTGAGCTTCCTGGTGTGGGACATCCAAAAGAGACTCTTGTCTTGGATGGTTAGTCCCTCTGAGCTGGTTGAAGGAAACCTCCTCTGGATTCCCCTCGCTGTCACACATCACCTCTCCTATACAGACTCTGTGAGCTTACCTGGAtttactttctctgctgctcaggCTACTGCTATTACAAACTCCTGGCTGAATTCAAAGCTGACGTGTTGGGCTGTTTCCACAAATGTCGGAAACCTTGCAAGTAAGTATGATCGTCGGTCAGGTAGACTGGGAACTCTTTATTCCTAGAGGTCTCAGAAAACGTTCGCTGACCAGGGCAAAAGCTTGAGTCAATAGCTGAGCTGCAACCCGAAATGGTATTTCTCCCATCAGGAAGCCGAAATGGCTGAGGAGCGTCAGTGTCGGCTTGGGGGTGAGCTCCCGAGGACTGCGCAGGAGCTGGGTGGGAAGTGGGCAGAACTTCAGCATGGGAGGGAGTTTCCAGGTGTGCCTGGGGATAGAGAGACCTGGCTTTGTGGCTCCTACAGCTTCAACAGCTAACACGGCCTCTTGTCTTCCAGAATGACGGAATACCAGCTGTCGGCTGGATACTCCCGCTGGCCTTCTGCTGTCTCAGAGGTAAGGAGAGGGTTTCCTGGCTCCCCAGCTGTGCTCTGAACTCCCGTTTAGTCCTTCCTCAACTGGTACTAAACGTACAGGAGGTGACTGGTCACATAACGCAATTTATTGCACTTTCATTTCAGGACTGGGTTTTTTACATGCTTTCACAACAGAACAAATACAATATCACATCCAAGAGGTGAGAGCCCCTAAACAGAGGTTCCGTCCAAACCAGAAACCATCCCAGTGGAGCGTGTGTGTCAGGGGATCAGAGTTAAGATTAAATTAACGATGGGAAGAGATTAGGCATGGGACCCGTGGGACAAGGCCAGTGGATTTGAGTCAGAGTGGAGATAAACTGGGAATCCGAGTGGAGAGTCTGAAAAGGTCAGCTGCTAATATGAAAATAGTTAAGATTGTATTTTGTGCAGAATGAGGGAACTGCGGAGACAGGGCAAAGCCTGTGGGTGGTATGTGTGTGAGGAGGACGGCGGGGCAGAAGGGGACAGAGAAGACAATCAAGCTTGGTGAAGAAACACAGGGATTGCGGATTTGGGGGTTACTGAGCCCCATCTTTCATTTACAGGAACGGAGTTGCcaaagtgaatattttttttgagGAGTGGAACTACAAGACCAACGGGGAGTCTCCAGCCTTCACGGTACACGCTCTACTGCCATGTCCTCTCTAGCCACCCTTTCCCCTGCCACGTCCCTCCATATTGGCAGGCATTCATTCCGGCAGCATTGCTGGCTATCCAGTCTCTTTTCCTGCGGCAGGGCGGGAGGAACCCCCCCGCGCCACAGGGACACTGCTagtgggagcaggcagggagggaaaaggcCGGAACGAGGGCTGTCCTCACTGCCCTTGCTCCATCTCTTGCAGGTAGTGACTCTGCTGTCCCAGCTTGGGAACCAGTGGAGTCTCTGGTTCGGATCCTCTGTCCTGTCTGTGATGGAGCTTGCAGAGCTGATTTTGGATTTCATCGCCATCACCTTTATCTTGGCCTTACGCTGGTTCCGTTCACGGCAGAAGCTCTCTCCACCGGGACCCCCTCCAAACAGTCACAATAACACTGCTTTCCAAGACGAGGCGCCAGGTCTCAGTGCTCCGCACCGCTTCACTGTTGAGGCTGTAGTGACCATGCTGCCATCCTACAACAGCCTGGAACCACGTGGGCCGAGCAGGGATGGTGAGGTGGGACATGAGTGAGGCAGTGGCTCATTCCACAGTTCGGATGGGTGGCAATTGGAGCAGAGGCTGCACACTTTCTCTGTGGGACCGCGTTTCCTTCTTTCTGGGGTGCCCTACCTGGACCATAGCAGAAGACTGCACTGTGGTTGGCCTGGGTTCATTGCTTTCACTACTGTAGGTGAATCCTTCGGTCTCATAAAATACTATTGCTCTGGGAATCACCAGGGATGGGAGTTGACCTAGTCTATGTACAGGGGAGATGTCCACTTGGTTTCCTTACACGTGCACACTTACGCATGCACTCgtgctttcttttccctgcaaCAAGGATGCTGCCACAGTTCTGGTCTGTAGTAAATTAAAGAGGTTTGGCAGGTGAGACTGGCCTTCTCTGTGGTGTGACGAGGGACAGGAATGGAGTCTCAACAGGCTGAGCTTTGTTAAGCTTTCCCTAAGGCTGGAAACGGATTGCTCTTTCCTAGTTCatgagcagctgagggagctggggtggttcagtctggagaagaggaggctgaggggagacctcatcactctctacaattacctgaaagggggttgtgggaaggcgggtgttggtctcttctcccaagtgacaagtgataggacaagaggaaatggcctcaagttgcgccaggggaggttcaggctggattttaggaaaaatgtctttaaggagagagcggtgaagcactggcagaggctgcccagggaagtggtggagtcaccatcactggaggtgttcaaggaacatgtgtACGTGGtgctgcgggacatggtttagtgggcatggtggtgttgggttggtggttggacttgatgatcttacgggtctttcccaaccttagtgattctgtgatcccaAGCCACtcaccctctcctccccccgAGGAGAGTCTACTTGTACAGCCCTGAGAGATGACAGCCACTGACATCACCTCAATCTACATTATGCACAATACTCCGGGGAGGTGGTTGACACTTGCTTTACTCTCAGGTCGGGACAAAACACCCCTGACAGAATAAGGTCTCCCTTTTTAAGCTGCCTGTGTGGCACTGGCAGATCTTGGCTGTATAGCAGTCTCCTTCCTTGTGATGCACCATACACACGTATGTT contains these protein-coding regions:
- the SCNN1A gene encoding amiloride-sensitive sodium channel subunit alpha; the encoded protein is MGTVPRGGSVKTGKMPEGEKTRQCKQEEEQQQKEEEREGLIEFYGSYQELFQFFCSNTTIHGAIRLVCSKKNKMKTAFWSVLFFLTFGLMYWQFGILYREYFSYPVNLNLNLNSDRLTFPAVTLCTLNPYRYSAIRKKLDELDQITHQTLLDLYDYNMSLARSDGSTLSTRKRSSRSLLHHVQRHPLRRQKRDNLVNLPENSPSVDKNDWKIGFVLCSENNKDCFHQAYSSGVDAVREWYSFHYINILAQMPDAKALDESDFENFIYACRFNEATCDKANYTHFHHPLYGNCYTFNDNSSSLWTSSLPGINNGLSLVVRTEQNDFIPLLSTVTGARVMVHDQNEPAFMDDGGFNVRPGIETSISMRKEMTVRLGGSYSDCTEDGSDVPVQNLYSSRYTEQVCIRSCFQLNMVERCGCAYYFYPLPAGAEYCDYTKHVAWGYCYYKLLAEFKADVLGCFHKCRKPCKMTEYQLSAGYSRWPSAVSEDWVFYMLSQQNKYNITSKRNGVAKVNIFFEEWNYKTNGESPAFTVVTLLSQLGNQWSLWFGSSVLSVMELAELILDFIAITFILALRWFRSRQKLSPPGPPPNSHNNTAFQDEAPGLSAPHRFTVEAVVTMLPSYNSLEPRGPSRDGEVGHE